A single genomic interval of Saccharothrix saharensis harbors:
- a CDS encoding glutamate--tRNA ligase yields the protein MLDRAEIDALFPADLPEPAHWEQRYPARRLPEGAEVTRFGPSPTGFVHIGGIYAAMIDRDVAHRSGGSYVLRVEDTDQAREVHGAAAQFTNAFAYFGLPADEHDEVGDYGPYYQSQREAIYLTYVRELLREGKAYPCFATPDELADIRARQDATKMPPGYYAGWALWRDRDPAEVRAKLAEGAPYVVRFRSPGVEARAKFHDVIRGELEHEDNRNDVVILKSSANDVRLPTYHFAHAVDDHLMRTTLVIRAEEWISSVPLHLQLFAALGFEVPRYAHIAPLMKQIPGGKRKLSKRKDPEASVDFYIEQGFPAEAVLYYLRGLANGRLAEVPLAEALDAPIRLAECGVAGPLVDLVKLEDISADHIATLTGEQILVAVRAWAVAHDPELVPVLDARRDLALAALAVERGDDVPNPRKDLRKWSGFREAYGFFFPELFTPRDVTGEEFAQLGVAPELVRAFAADFAESYQPLEDSGEWFDQIRTLAAKHGFAPKPKDLKQNPEAYPAGGSIREASQIIRLALTGSTRSPDLHAVATTLGADEVLRRVRAVAG from the coding sequence ATGCTTGACCGCGCCGAGATCGACGCCCTGTTCCCCGCCGACCTGCCGGAGCCGGCCCACTGGGAACAGCGCTACCCGGCACGGCGGCTGCCCGAGGGCGCCGAGGTCACCCGGTTCGGCCCCTCCCCGACCGGTTTCGTGCACATCGGCGGCATCTACGCCGCCATGATCGACCGCGACGTCGCCCACCGCAGCGGCGGGTCGTACGTGCTGCGCGTCGAGGACACCGACCAGGCCCGCGAGGTCCACGGCGCCGCCGCCCAGTTCACCAACGCCTTCGCCTACTTCGGCCTGCCCGCCGACGAGCACGACGAGGTCGGCGACTACGGCCCGTACTACCAGTCGCAGCGCGAGGCGATCTACCTCACCTACGTCCGCGAGCTGCTGCGCGAGGGCAAGGCGTACCCGTGCTTCGCCACCCCGGACGAGCTGGCCGACATCCGCGCCCGCCAGGACGCCACCAAGATGCCGCCCGGTTACTACGCGGGCTGGGCGCTGTGGCGCGACCGCGACCCCGCCGAGGTGCGGGCCAAGCTGGCCGAGGGCGCGCCGTACGTGGTCCGGTTCCGCTCGCCGGGCGTCGAGGCCAGGGCGAAGTTCCACGACGTGATCCGCGGCGAGCTGGAGCACGAGGACAACCGCAACGACGTGGTGATCCTCAAGTCGTCGGCCAACGACGTCCGGCTGCCCACCTACCACTTCGCACACGCCGTGGACGACCACCTCATGCGCACCACGCTGGTGATCCGCGCCGAGGAGTGGATCTCGTCGGTGCCGCTGCACCTGCAGCTGTTCGCGGCGCTGGGCTTCGAGGTGCCCCGCTACGCCCACATCGCGCCGCTGATGAAGCAGATCCCCGGCGGCAAGCGCAAGCTGTCCAAGCGCAAGGACCCCGAGGCCTCGGTGGACTTCTACATCGAGCAGGGCTTCCCGGCCGAGGCGGTGCTGTACTACCTGCGCGGGCTGGCCAACGGCCGGCTGGCCGAGGTGCCGCTGGCCGAGGCGCTGGACGCGCCGATCCGGCTGGCCGAGTGCGGCGTGGCCGGACCGCTGGTCGACCTGGTGAAGCTGGAGGACATCTCCGCCGACCACATCGCCACGCTGACCGGCGAGCAGATCCTCGTCGCCGTGCGCGCCTGGGCCGTGGCGCACGACCCCGAGCTGGTGCCGGTGCTCGACGCCCGCCGCGACCTGGCGCTGGCGGCGCTGGCCGTCGAGCGGGGCGACGACGTGCCCAACCCGCGCAAGGACCTGCGCAAGTGGTCCGGGTTCCGGGAGGCGTACGGGTTCTTCTTCCCCGAGCTGTTCACGCCCCGCGACGTGACCGGCGAGGAGTTCGCCCAGCTCGGCGTGGCGCCGGAGCTGGTGCGCGCGTTCGCCGCCGACTTCGCCGAGTCCTACCAGCCGCTGGAGGACTCCGGCGAGTGGTTCGACCAGATCCGCACGCTGGCCGCCAAGCACGGGTTCGCGCCCAAGCCGAAGGACCTCAAGCAGAACCCCGAGGCCTACCCGGCCGGCGGGTCGATCCGCGAGGCCTCGCAGATCATCCGGCTCGCGCTGACCGGCTCCACCCGCAGCCCCGACCTGCACGCCGTGGCCACCACCCTGGGCGCGGACGAGGTGCTGCGCCGGGTGCGGGCCGTCGCCGGCTGA
- a CDS encoding RICIN domain-containing protein, whose product MSRLSPRRWRAVLTAAVVGLAALLLPGGTAHAAPVTVDVGVQFTDTGGNLVQAHGGGVIKVGNHYYWFGENRHPDNLFRAVSVYRSTDLKTWEFRNHVLTQNSHAELRTSWVERPKVIYNASTGQYVMWMHWENGQDYGQARAAVAYSSTVDGNYTYQGSFRPLGHMSRDITLFKDDDGTAYMISAARENYDLHLYRLNADYRGIAQLVGNPWPGGHREAPALFKRNGVYFMLTSGATGWSPNQAKYATATSVSGPWSAMQNVGDSTTYRSQPAYVLPIQGTQATSYLYLGDRWAGAWGGPVGDSSYVWLPIAFPSNTSMSLSNAGQIVIDTAAGTIGTVALTYNRITVRHSGKCLDVANAGGADGAALMQYPCGGGSNQQFRLQAAGNGYHQVIARHSSKCLDVSGAGTADGAAVVQWSCGSGQNQQWSLVDAGSGYHRLVARHSGKCLDLPSSSQDNLQFKQYPCNGGQNQQFQLTRV is encoded by the coding sequence ATGTCCCGCTTGTCCCCGAGGCGGTGGCGCGCGGTGCTGACCGCCGCGGTCGTCGGCCTGGCCGCCCTGCTGCTCCCCGGCGGCACGGCGCACGCCGCGCCGGTGACCGTGGACGTGGGCGTGCAGTTCACCGACACCGGCGGCAACCTCGTCCAGGCGCACGGCGGTGGCGTGATCAAGGTCGGCAACCACTACTACTGGTTCGGCGAGAACCGGCACCCGGACAACCTGTTCCGCGCCGTGTCGGTCTACCGGTCGACCGACCTGAAGACCTGGGAGTTCCGCAACCACGTCCTCACCCAGAACAGCCACGCCGAGCTGCGGACCTCCTGGGTGGAGCGGCCCAAGGTCATCTACAACGCGTCCACCGGCCAGTACGTGATGTGGATGCACTGGGAGAACGGCCAGGACTACGGCCAGGCGCGCGCCGCCGTCGCCTACTCGTCCACAGTGGACGGCAACTACACCTACCAGGGCAGCTTCCGGCCGCTGGGCCACATGTCCCGCGACATCACGCTGTTCAAGGACGACGACGGCACGGCCTACATGATCTCGGCCGCCCGGGAGAACTACGACCTGCACCTCTACCGGCTCAACGCCGATTACCGCGGCATCGCCCAGCTCGTCGGCAACCCGTGGCCCGGCGGGCACCGCGAGGCGCCGGCGCTGTTCAAGCGCAACGGCGTGTACTTCATGCTCACCTCGGGCGCCACGGGCTGGTCGCCGAACCAGGCGAAGTACGCCACCGCCACCAGCGTGTCCGGGCCGTGGAGCGCGATGCAGAACGTGGGCGACTCGACCACGTACCGCTCGCAACCGGCGTACGTGCTGCCGATCCAGGGCACCCAGGCGACGTCGTACCTCTACCTGGGCGACCGCTGGGCCGGGGCGTGGGGCGGGCCGGTCGGCGACTCCAGCTACGTCTGGCTGCCCATCGCGTTCCCGAGCAACACCTCGATGAGCCTGTCGAACGCGGGCCAGATCGTCATCGACACGGCCGCAGGCACGATCGGGACGGTAGCCCTGACGTACAACCGGATCACCGTGCGGCACTCCGGCAAGTGCCTCGACGTGGCCAACGCCGGCGGCGCGGACGGCGCGGCGCTGATGCAGTACCCGTGCGGCGGCGGGAGCAACCAGCAGTTCCGCCTGCAGGCCGCCGGCAACGGCTACCACCAGGTGATCGCGCGGCACTCGAGCAAGTGCCTCGACGTCAGCGGCGCCGGCACCGCGGACGGCGCGGCCGTGGTGCAGTGGAGCTGCGGCTCCGGCCAGAACCAGCAGTGGTCGCTGGTCGACGCCGGGTCCGGGTACCACCGGTTGGTCGCGCGGCACTCCGGCAAGTGCCTCGACCTGCCCAGCAGCTCGCAGGACAACCTGCAGTTCAAGCAGTACCCGTGCAACGGCGGGCAGAACCAGCAGTTCCAGCTCACCCGGGTCTGA
- a CDS encoding glyoxalase — protein sequence MAHIDSVTIHVADTEAAERFYAKAFGLGDRLRFRAAQEHTTGFRGFTMALTVAQPSTVDDLIASALDAGATTLKPAVKSFWGYGGVVQAPDGTTWKIATSAKKDTAPATRHVDEVVLLLGVADVAASKRFYVEQGLAVGKSFGRAYVEFAAGSSPIKLALYRRRALAKDVGVSPEGDGSHRITINGGAGALTDPDGFAWHAAAPEPSTPEHP from the coding sequence ATGGCACACATCGACTCCGTCACCATCCACGTCGCCGACACCGAGGCCGCGGAACGCTTCTACGCCAAGGCCTTCGGCCTCGGGGACCGGCTGCGCTTCCGGGCCGCGCAGGAGCACACCACCGGGTTCCGCGGGTTCACGATGGCGCTCACCGTCGCCCAGCCGTCCACCGTCGACGACCTCATCGCCTCCGCCCTCGACGCGGGCGCCACGACGTTGAAGCCCGCCGTGAAGTCGTTCTGGGGCTACGGCGGTGTGGTGCAGGCGCCGGACGGCACGACCTGGAAGATCGCGACCTCCGCGAAGAAGGACACCGCACCCGCCACCCGGCACGTCGACGAGGTCGTGCTCCTGCTGGGCGTCGCGGACGTGGCCGCGAGCAAGCGGTTCTACGTCGAGCAGGGCCTGGCCGTCGGCAAGAGCTTCGGCCGCGCGTACGTCGAGTTCGCCGCGGGGTCGAGCCCGATCAAGCTCGCCCTCTACCGCCGCCGCGCCCTCGCCAAGGACGTCGGCGTCTCCCCCGAGGGCGACGGGTCCCACCGGATCACGATCAACGGTGGTGCGGGCGCTCTCACCGACCCGGACGGCTTCGCCTGGCACGCCGCGGCACCCGAGCCCTCCACCCCTGAGCACCCTTGA
- a CDS encoding CHAT domain-containing protein, which produces MRDVIPLHERVARCGQTGDPTDVLGPDALVQAARLALPAIGGDVPTETLTTLASLHWIRGNALRPEIAGTDLDACLTLYGPLASVAPDVVPPPVRQWRAENPDAPVLSPGDVGGFYATVVARAALTTGHPELVDLGVRACRAACGVVADDDLTVHRFNLLVLLCVRHERGGAVADLDEAVAVGRAALEPADHWLAGAAALNLGVALHTRFQVLGRDADLEEATGRLRPARSAPMEDDERLRYLFALGTSLALRGERGGPVAELDECVEVAREVLAACPEEHPDRVVAHLLLAEALKIRFVRTGETADVADIDESLRHTEAVLSAGDPADVTPLLKHVGALVIRLLHARAYGTPDEDDLAEAARLCAIADAAVPEGHPVRHEVDHALGLVRRAARDDFAAAERAARAAVSAPTAEPAQRVAAVFALADVLTARYGETGDTALLQEATRLLRETVADADHHVLMAARLKLAEVTREWFRLSGAPRDLDAAVDAAREAVRTGIPDQVLRAEHLWHHANLLGHRFDRDGRLGDLDERIAVLRSLLPLVTDDADRAGFLHDLASAHTTRFNVTGGPADLDRAVDAVDRAAALLPADHPRTPHVRTTGALVRQLRFTAAGDPADVDEAVRLARAAVAGTPADDPHRPHALNALAGALGSAARVARDPAALTEAISTCREAIAVAGAPAVPATLTMSELLVERYLRTGSAADLAPATAALRQVLPATTGHERGLVLNNLALALHQQVQHLGTSADLEEAVEETLRAADQVLPELQPGHVDRLALTAKAAALRAGRYELRRDRVDIDRAITALRAAVADAGGAHPALTECRLHLGLSLTLRFLHHAEVADVEEAVEVLREGMAEAGPGDLREALRPQLALALLARAQWSPSPEARDEAVGLLRDAGDAFAPGTSGHLAARLHLGRALQLRYNETGDPAALVEAVEVARSALRATGPDHAQHSTLLVLLGTVLTQLFERTDDLAALDEAIDAHRRATAAVSTGDGARAVALSELANSLRVRYVRRADPGDLAEAVEAARRALELPGLQPAERASTAMALGTTLLVRGQHTGDLADLAAAVDLGRDAVADLPAGHFLVPLHLMALGTALWARYERTGAIADLHESIDVMGAAADRGGGAQRSLMLTNLANALCARARHLGSTADLDAAVDTARAAVDAASEATATTCLLNFAVALQIRYLERRRVADLDAAVEAASTAVERCPADHQHRAQLLSSLAMMRYNRDQVRPGGADLDQAVALLREAVAITDPAHASLAMHRLNLASVLRARYDRRGQEDDATEGVEQSRRAAAAIPEDDPRRAVVWLNLGLLLGLRHDRHRVPADYDEAVAACRTAAGARSATPVMRSSAALTWAFLAARHADWSTAVEAFGVAAALLPQAAWHGVERGARERRLDRWEGVATAGAAAAVEAGEVDLAVELLEQGRSVLWSQALQTRDDASVLRERDPALHDRMRSVAAEMAVAAVDTPDVLTPTPPAGSPADAARLDQDRRIRLAEEWDRLLARARALPGLEHLLRVPPLAALRDGLPDGPVVLVNVHDARCDALVVRRDGPVEHVGLPDLTAAEIGDRATAYLRALQVLGRPAVPGDLTRTSAKQALHVTLEWLWDTVAGPVLDHLGLADGERLWWCPTGLLTLLPLHAAGYHDPADTPAGRTVLDRVVSSYTPTLRALARARKADPPATADRRLLAVSLPETPAGGVALSPLPGARAEAGFFERAMPGSHTLRLGEEATHATVTADLRTHAYAHFACHGGQDLDDPSTGALYLWDKPLTVLDVAGLDLGHAELAYLSACHTAVGGTTLPDEAIHLAAALQLAGYRHVIATLWTVTDRTAVDVATSVYTALLDGSGLDLGDTARVLHRTVRALRDAAPRDPTRWAPYIHAGA; this is translated from the coding sequence ATGCGGGACGTCATCCCCCTGCACGAACGCGTCGCGCGGTGCGGGCAGACCGGGGATCCCACCGACGTGCTCGGCCCGGACGCCCTGGTGCAGGCCGCCCGACTGGCGCTGCCCGCGATCGGCGGGGACGTCCCGACCGAGACCCTGACGACCCTGGCGTCGCTGCACTGGATCCGCGGCAACGCCCTGCGGCCGGAGATCGCGGGGACCGACCTCGACGCCTGCCTGACCCTCTACGGCCCGCTCGCCTCGGTGGCACCGGACGTCGTGCCGCCGCCGGTGCGCCAGTGGCGCGCGGAGAACCCCGACGCGCCGGTGCTGTCGCCGGGCGACGTCGGCGGCTTCTACGCGACCGTGGTCGCCCGGGCGGCCTTGACGACCGGGCACCCGGAGCTGGTCGACCTCGGGGTGCGGGCGTGCCGGGCCGCCTGCGGTGTGGTGGCGGACGACGACCTCACCGTGCACCGGTTCAACCTGCTGGTCCTGCTGTGCGTGCGGCACGAGCGCGGCGGCGCGGTGGCCGACCTGGACGAGGCCGTGGCGGTGGGCCGGGCCGCCCTGGAGCCCGCCGACCACTGGCTGGCCGGCGCCGCGGCGCTCAACCTCGGCGTGGCGCTGCACACGCGGTTCCAGGTGCTGGGGCGGGACGCGGACCTGGAGGAGGCCACCGGGCGGTTGCGCCCGGCGCGGTCCGCGCCGATGGAGGACGACGAACGGCTCAGGTACCTGTTCGCCCTGGGCACCTCGCTGGCGCTGCGCGGTGAGCGCGGCGGCCCGGTCGCCGAGCTGGACGAGTGCGTGGAGGTCGCCCGCGAGGTGCTGGCCGCGTGCCCAGAGGAGCACCCCGACCGGGTCGTCGCGCACCTGCTGCTGGCGGAGGCGCTCAAGATCAGGTTCGTCCGCACCGGGGAGACCGCCGACGTCGCGGACATCGACGAGAGCCTCCGGCACACGGAGGCGGTGCTGTCGGCCGGCGACCCGGCCGACGTCACCCCGTTGCTCAAGCACGTCGGCGCGCTGGTGATCCGGCTGCTGCACGCCCGGGCCTACGGCACGCCCGACGAGGACGACCTGGCCGAGGCGGCGAGGCTGTGCGCCATCGCCGACGCCGCCGTGCCCGAGGGTCACCCGGTGCGGCACGAGGTGGACCACGCGCTGGGGCTCGTCCGACGCGCCGCGCGGGACGACTTCGCGGCGGCCGAGCGGGCGGCCCGTGCCGCGGTGTCCGCGCCGACCGCGGAACCGGCCCAGCGCGTCGCCGCCGTGTTCGCCCTGGCCGACGTGCTCACCGCGCGGTACGGGGAGACCGGCGACACCGCGCTGCTCCAGGAGGCGACGCGGCTGCTGCGCGAGACCGTGGCGGACGCGGACCACCACGTGCTGATGGCCGCCCGGCTCAAGCTGGCCGAGGTGACGCGGGAGTGGTTCCGGCTCTCCGGCGCCCCGCGCGACCTGGACGCGGCGGTCGACGCGGCGCGGGAGGCCGTCCGCACCGGCATCCCCGACCAGGTGTTGCGCGCCGAGCACCTGTGGCACCACGCGAACCTGCTGGGGCACCGGTTCGACCGCGACGGTCGGCTCGGCGACCTGGACGAGCGGATCGCGGTCCTGCGCTCGCTCCTGCCGCTGGTCACCGACGACGCCGACCGCGCGGGCTTCCTGCACGACCTCGCGTCGGCCCACACGACGCGGTTCAACGTCACCGGGGGACCGGCCGACCTCGACCGCGCGGTGGACGCGGTGGACCGGGCCGCCGCGCTGCTGCCCGCCGACCACCCCCGGACGCCGCACGTGCGCACGACCGGTGCGCTGGTCCGGCAGCTGCGGTTCACGGCCGCGGGCGACCCGGCCGACGTCGACGAGGCGGTCCGCCTCGCCCGCGCGGCCGTGGCGGGCACGCCGGCCGACGACCCGCACCGGCCCCACGCGCTGAACGCCCTGGCCGGCGCGCTCGGGTCGGCGGCGCGGGTGGCGCGGGACCCGGCGGCCCTGACCGAGGCCATCTCGACCTGCCGCGAGGCGATCGCGGTGGCCGGCGCACCCGCCGTGCCCGCGACCCTCACGATGAGCGAGCTGCTGGTCGAGCGCTACCTGCGCACCGGGTCCGCCGCGGACCTGGCGCCGGCCACCGCGGCGCTGCGGCAGGTGCTGCCCGCGACGACGGGCCACGAGCGCGGTCTGGTGCTCAACAACCTGGCCCTGGCGCTGCACCAGCAGGTGCAGCACCTGGGGACGTCCGCGGACCTGGAGGAGGCGGTCGAGGAGACGTTGCGGGCAGCCGACCAGGTGCTGCCCGAACTCCAGCCGGGGCACGTCGACCGGTTGGCGCTGACCGCGAAGGCGGCCGCCCTGCGCGCCGGCCGGTACGAGCTGCGGCGCGACCGGGTCGACATCGACCGGGCGATCACCGCCCTGCGGGCCGCCGTCGCGGACGCGGGAGGCGCCCATCCCGCGCTGACCGAGTGCCGGTTGCACCTGGGGCTGTCCCTGACGCTGCGCTTCCTGCACCACGCCGAGGTCGCCGACGTGGAGGAGGCGGTCGAGGTGCTGCGCGAGGGGATGGCCGAGGCAGGGCCGGGCGACCTGCGCGAGGCGTTGCGACCCCAGTTGGCGCTCGCGCTGCTGGCCCGCGCCCAGTGGTCCCCGTCCCCGGAGGCGCGGGACGAGGCCGTCGGGCTGCTGAGGGACGCCGGCGACGCCTTCGCGCCCGGCACGTCGGGTCACCTCGCGGCCCGCCTGCACCTGGGACGCGCGTTGCAGTTGCGCTACAACGAGACCGGCGATCCCGCCGCGCTCGTGGAAGCGGTCGAGGTCGCCCGGTCCGCCCTGCGCGCCACCGGACCGGACCACGCCCAGCACAGCACGCTGCTCGTGCTGCTCGGCACGGTGCTCACCCAGTTGTTCGAGCGGACGGACGACCTCGCCGCCCTGGACGAGGCGATCGACGCGCACCGCCGTGCCACCGCCGCGGTGTCCACCGGCGACGGCGCGCGGGCCGTCGCCCTGTCCGAGCTGGCGAACTCGCTGCGCGTCCGGTACGTCCGCCGCGCCGACCCGGGTGACCTGGCCGAGGCCGTCGAGGCGGCCCGGCGCGCACTGGAGCTGCCGGGGTTGCAGCCGGCCGAACGGGCGTCGACCGCGATGGCGCTGGGCACCACGCTGCTGGTCCGCGGCCAGCACACCGGTGACCTCGCCGACCTCGCCGCGGCGGTCGACCTCGGCCGCGACGCCGTCGCCGACCTGCCCGCCGGGCACTTCCTCGTGCCGCTGCACCTGATGGCGCTCGGCACGGCCCTGTGGGCCCGGTACGAGCGGACCGGCGCCATCGCCGACCTGCACGAGTCGATCGACGTGATGGGTGCGGCGGCGGACCGCGGCGGTGGCGCGCAGCGGTCCCTGATGCTGACCAACCTCGCCAACGCGCTGTGCGCCCGGGCGCGTCACCTGGGTTCCACGGCGGACCTGGACGCGGCGGTGGACACCGCCCGCGCCGCGGTCGACGCCGCGTCCGAGGCGACGGCCACCACGTGCCTGCTCAACTTCGCGGTCGCCCTGCAGATCCGCTACCTCGAACGCCGGCGCGTCGCCGACCTGGACGCCGCGGTCGAGGCCGCGTCGACGGCGGTGGAGCGCTGCCCGGCGGACCACCAGCACCGGGCGCAGCTGCTGTCGAGCCTGGCCATGATGCGGTACAACCGGGACCAGGTGCGGCCGGGCGGCGCCGACCTGGACCAGGCCGTGGCCCTGCTGCGCGAAGCGGTGGCGATCACCGACCCGGCGCACGCCTCCCTCGCCATGCACCGGCTCAACCTGGCGTCGGTGCTGCGGGCCCGCTACGACCGCCGCGGCCAGGAGGACGACGCGACCGAAGGGGTCGAGCAGAGCCGCCGCGCCGCCGCCGCGATCCCGGAGGACGACCCCCGACGCGCGGTGGTGTGGTTGAACCTCGGTCTGCTGCTGGGTCTGCGGCACGACCGCCACCGCGTCCCGGCCGACTACGACGAGGCCGTGGCGGCCTGCCGCACCGCCGCCGGCGCCCGTTCCGCCACGCCGGTGATGCGGTCGTCCGCCGCGCTGACGTGGGCGTTCCTGGCCGCCCGGCACGCGGACTGGTCGACCGCGGTCGAGGCGTTCGGGGTGGCCGCGGCCCTGCTGCCGCAGGCGGCCTGGCACGGCGTCGAGCGCGGCGCCCGGGAACGGCGGCTGGACCGCTGGGAGGGCGTGGCCACGGCGGGCGCGGCGGCCGCGGTGGAGGCGGGCGAGGTGGACCTGGCCGTGGAGCTGCTCGAACAGGGCCGTTCGGTGCTGTGGTCGCAGGCGTTGCAGACCCGCGACGACGCGTCGGTGCTGCGGGAGCGGGACCCGGCGCTGCACGACCGGATGCGCAGCGTGGCGGCCGAGATGGCGGTGGCGGCGGTCGACACGCCGGACGTCCTCACGCCGACGCCGCCCGCCGGTTCGCCGGCCGACGCCGCCCGGCTCGACCAGGACCGCCGCATCCGGCTGGCCGAGGAGTGGGACCGGCTGCTCGCCCGGGCACGGGCGTTGCCCGGCCTGGAGCACCTGTTGCGCGTGCCGCCCCTGGCCGCCCTGCGCGACGGCCTGCCGGACGGGCCGGTGGTGCTGGTCAACGTGCACGACGCGCGGTGCGACGCGCTGGTGGTCCGGCGCGACGGGCCGGTGGAGCACGTCGGGCTGCCCGACCTGACCGCGGCCGAGATCGGCGACCGGGCCACCGCGTACCTGCGCGCGTTGCAGGTGCTCGGCCGGCCGGCGGTGCCCGGGGACCTGACCCGCACGAGCGCCAAGCAGGCCCTGCACGTGACGCTGGAGTGGCTGTGGGACACCGTCGCCGGTCCGGTGCTGGACCACCTCGGTCTGGCCGACGGCGAACGGTTGTGGTGGTGCCCCACCGGGCTGCTGACCCTGCTGCCGCTGCACGCCGCCGGCTACCACGACCCGGCCGACACCCCGGCCGGGCGGACCGTGCTCGACCGCGTCGTCTCGTCCTACACCCCGACGCTGCGCGCCCTCGCCCGCGCGCGCAAGGCCGACCCGCCGGCCACGGCGGACCGGCGGCTGCTCGCGGTGAGCCTGCCGGAGACCCCGGCCGGCGGCGTGGCGTTGAGCCCGTTGCCCGGCGCCCGCGCGGAGGCCGGGTTCTTCGAACGCGCGATGCCCGGGTCGCACACGCTGCGCCTCGGCGAGGAAGCCACGCACGCCACCGTCACCGCGGACCTGCGGACGCACGCCTACGCGCACTTCGCCTGCCACGGCGGACAGGACCTCGACGACCCGTCCACGGGCGCGCTGTACCTCTGGGACAAGCCGCTCACCGTGCTCGACGTCGCAGGCCTCGACCTCGGGCACGCCGAGCTGGCGTACCTGTCGGCCTGCCACACCGCCGTCGGCGGCACGACCCTGCCCGACGAGGCCATCCACCTCGCGGCGGCGCTGCAGCTCGCGGGCTACCGGCACGTGATCGCGACCCTGTGGACGGTCACCGACCGCACCGCGGTCGACGTGGCGACGTCGGTCTACACCGCCCTGCTCGACGGCTCCGGCCTGGACCTCGGCGACACCGCCCGCGTGCTGCACCGGACCGTGCGGGCGCTGCGCGACGCCGCCCCGCGCGACCCGACGCGGTGGGCGCCGTACATCCACGCGGGAGCATGA
- a CDS encoding DUF4231 domain-containing protein produces the protein MASSEKALPDDGLPGLFHVADAMSLRGQRDYLSALRARLVLAVLAAVCGVFAIKVGRVDVAAVGTGVALLVMLLVEQHFRGSSPETKWYDGRALAESAKSMGWRFAVGGAPFPLGEDEREAELRFIQQMGALLKDGPNSGIRPPDRPTISPAMRALRRADLATRKRTYVADRVNDQQTWYAGKAVTNERRARLSQRVLYAFAFGGIIAAFARAFGYIGFDLAGVAAALIAAGAAWAGTKQYSTLARAYAYASTELGIVKDRFELVVDETTWAAEVADAEEAISREHTMWRASRTRATS, from the coding sequence GTGGCGTCCAGCGAGAAGGCGTTGCCCGACGACGGCTTACCCGGGTTGTTCCACGTGGCCGACGCCATGTCCCTGCGGGGCCAGCGGGACTACCTCAGCGCGTTGCGCGCACGGCTCGTCCTGGCCGTCCTGGCGGCGGTGTGCGGGGTGTTCGCGATCAAGGTCGGACGCGTCGACGTCGCGGCCGTGGGCACCGGCGTCGCGCTCCTGGTCATGCTGCTGGTCGAGCAGCACTTCCGCGGCAGCTCACCGGAGACCAAGTGGTACGACGGCCGCGCGCTGGCCGAGTCCGCGAAGAGCATGGGCTGGCGCTTCGCCGTCGGCGGCGCCCCGTTCCCGCTCGGCGAGGACGAGCGCGAGGCCGAGCTGCGGTTCATCCAGCAGATGGGCGCGCTGCTCAAGGACGGGCCCAACAGCGGCATCAGGCCGCCCGACCGCCCCACGATCAGCCCGGCCATGCGCGCGCTGCGCCGGGCGGACCTGGCCACGCGCAAGCGGACCTACGTCGCCGACCGCGTCAACGACCAGCAGACGTGGTACGCGGGCAAGGCGGTGACCAACGAACGCCGGGCCCGCCTGTCGCAGCGGGTGCTGTACGCGTTCGCCTTCGGCGGCATCATCGCCGCCTTCGCCCGGGCGTTCGGCTACATCGGGTTCGACCTGGCCGGTGTCGCGGCCGCGCTGATCGCGGCGGGCGCGGCCTGGGCGGGCACCAAGCAGTACTCCACCCTGGCCCGTGCCTACGCCTACGCCTCCACCGAGCTGGGCATCGTCAAGGACCGGTTCGAGCTCGTGGTGGACGAGACGACGTGGGCCGCGGAGGTCGCCGACGCGGAGGAGGCCATCAGCCGCGAGCACACCATGTGGCGCGCCTCCCGCACGCGGGCCACGTCCTGA